A stretch of the Teredinibacter haidensis genome encodes the following:
- the plsX gene encoding phosphate acyltransferase PlsX: protein MSQPIHLSIDAMGGDQGSRLVVLATLAFLKSRPDVVVTLVGDESDIQQHIPSTVGESLLARICFLHTDNTVGMAERAGDVLRSKQSSSMWQAIALVADAKADACVSGGNTGALMAIGCKLIKTFDGVRRPAICKLIPTYTGTSLLLDLGANINCSAGQLEQFGVMGSALAQLSGVAKPSVALLNIGTERSKGSSTIQAAAEALRQREGINFTGFIEGNDLYSGKVDVVVCDGLVGNVALKVSEGVANFVFSSLAEAFLSSWWGRFSGWMARPVLSHWRRSFNPSRYNGAAFLGLRRTLVKSHGGADQLGFEQALHVAVTQVLARIPERIESCLKQG from the coding sequence TTGTCGCAACCAATACATCTTTCTATTGATGCGATGGGCGGGGACCAAGGTTCCCGCCTTGTCGTTTTGGCCACGCTTGCCTTTCTAAAATCCCGCCCCGATGTTGTCGTCACCCTGGTTGGTGATGAGAGCGACATTCAGCAGCATATTCCTTCTACGGTTGGTGAAAGCCTGCTAGCACGTATTTGTTTTTTACATACAGATAACACGGTGGGTATGGCCGAAAGAGCCGGTGATGTGCTGCGTTCCAAGCAGTCCTCCTCTATGTGGCAGGCCATTGCTCTGGTGGCAGATGCAAAGGCTGATGCCTGCGTGAGCGGCGGAAATACCGGCGCACTGATGGCGATTGGTTGCAAGTTGATAAAAACGTTTGATGGTGTGCGTCGCCCCGCTATTTGTAAGTTGATCCCCACCTATACGGGTACCAGTTTGTTGTTGGATCTCGGTGCCAATATCAATTGCTCGGCAGGGCAGTTGGAGCAGTTTGGTGTGATGGGGAGTGCTCTTGCACAGTTGAGTGGCGTAGCCAAACCTTCGGTAGCCTTGTTGAATATTGGTACCGAACGAAGTAAGGGCAGTAGTACCATTCAGGCAGCGGCGGAAGCTCTGCGTCAGCGAGAAGGGATTAACTTTACGGGCTTTATTGAAGGTAACGATCTCTATTCCGGCAAAGTGGATGTTGTGGTTTGCGATGGGTTGGTGGGAAATGTTGCTCTCAAGGTTAGTGAGGGTGTGGCCAATTTTGTGTTCAGCAGTTTGGCTGAGGCGTTTCTCTCAAGTTGGTGGGGTCGTTTTTCCGGTTGGATGGCACGGCCAGTCCTCTCTCATTGGCGTCGATCTTTTAATCCATCCCGCTATAATGGCGCCGCTTTTCTCGGTCTGCGTCGCACGCTGGTGAAAAGCCATGGTGGTGCCGATCAATTGGGTTTTGAGCAGGCGTTACATGTTGCAGTTACCCAAGTGTTGGCGCGGATACCCGAGCGCATTGAATCCTGCCTCAAGCAGGGGTAA
- the acpP gene encoding acyl carrier protein, whose product MSSIEERVKKIVAEQLGVKEEEVKNEASFVEDLGADSLDTVELVMALEEEFETEIPDEEAEKITTVQLAINYINENLA is encoded by the coding sequence ATGAGTAGCATCGAAGAACGCGTAAAGAAGATTGTTGCGGAACAGCTCGGCGTTAAAGAAGAAGAAGTGAAAAACGAAGCGTCCTTCGTTGAAGACTTAGGCGCAGATTCCCTGGATACTGTTGAGTTGGTTATGGCTCTTGAAGAGGAATTTGAAACTGAAATTCCTGACGAAGAAGCCGAAAAAATCACCACTGTTCAGCTGGCGATCAACTACATCAACGAAAACCTGGCATAA
- the rpmF gene encoding 50S ribosomal protein L32 has translation MAVQKSKKTRSKRGMRRSHDALTGATLSVDPTTGEKHRRHHVTADGFYRGRKVIDIADDE, from the coding sequence ATGGCAGTTCAGAAGAGCAAGAAAACCCGTTCAAAGCGTGGCATGCGTCGTTCACACGATGCTTTAACCGGCGCTACTTTGTCCGTAGATCCAACCACTGGTGAAAAGCACCGTCGTCATCATGTGACTGCTGATGGTTTTTATCGTGGTCGTAAAGTGATTGATATTGCCGACGACGAGTAA
- a CDS encoding YceD family protein: MSEGTPIKQLPKLVDPRKLAHFNAKLVGIVPEECLPRLQDATFNSGIDSEEGRVISAELEFFRDEQGRRRLSGNVSACVTLECQRCLEPFVLNIATEVNLAVVLDEEQLEMLPRSLDPWLISEEQGDLHSVLEDELLLALPASPLHDFECIDASRLSVGDEVEETQAASGDEDNPFSVLASLKQDLKKTD; encoded by the coding sequence ATGTCAGAGGGTACCCCTATAAAACAGCTTCCGAAGCTGGTTGACCCCAGAAAACTCGCTCATTTTAACGCCAAGTTGGTGGGCATTGTACCTGAGGAATGTCTGCCACGCTTACAGGATGCCACGTTCAATTCCGGAATTGATTCGGAAGAAGGCAGGGTTATAAGCGCTGAACTGGAATTCTTTCGGGATGAGCAGGGACGGCGAAGATTATCCGGCAATGTTTCGGCTTGTGTAACGCTGGAGTGTCAACGCTGTTTAGAGCCCTTTGTGCTTAACATTGCAACCGAGGTCAACCTCGCAGTTGTGCTTGATGAAGAACAGTTGGAGATGTTGCCGAGAAGCCTCGACCCCTGGCTGATTAGTGAAGAACAGGGAGATTTGCACTCGGTACTGGAAGATGAGCTGTTGTTGGCTTTGCCGGCATCACCACTTCACGACTTCGAGTGTATCGATGCTAGCCGTTTATCGGTTGGTGACGAAGTAGAAGAGACCCAGGCAGCAAGTGGTGATGAAGATAATCCCTTCAGTGTACTCGCCAGCTTGAAGCAGGATTTGAAAAAAACAGATTAA
- a CDS encoding Maf family protein translates to MSTNEKQGFILQKRLILASGSRYRQQQLQQLNLPFQAISPDIDESHRINEAAESLALRLAESKARVLAQKITEHALIIGSDQTASCDGRLLGKPGTESGAIEQLSFCQGKTVIFYTALALLDTESKQMLADTVSTKVKFRPLSREQIARYIKKEQPLDCAGSFKCEGLGIALFESIDSNDPTALIGLPLIRLTTFLQQLGVQPI, encoded by the coding sequence ATGTCAACAAACGAAAAACAGGGCTTCATACTGCAAAAGCGGCTAATTCTGGCATCTGGCTCCCGCTATCGACAGCAGCAATTACAGCAGCTGAACCTCCCCTTTCAGGCAATATCACCCGACATCGACGAAAGCCACAGAATAAATGAAGCAGCCGAATCTCTGGCACTAAGGCTCGCAGAGAGCAAAGCAAGGGTTCTAGCCCAAAAAATCACGGAGCACGCGCTGATTATAGGCTCGGATCAAACGGCCAGCTGTGATGGACGACTCCTAGGCAAACCCGGCACTGAATCTGGAGCTATTGAACAATTGTCCTTCTGCCAAGGTAAAACCGTTATTTTCTACACTGCCCTAGCGTTGCTAGATACAGAATCTAAGCAAATGCTTGCAGACACCGTAAGCACCAAAGTAAAGTTCCGCCCCCTGAGCCGCGAACAAATTGCGCGCTATATAAAGAAGGAACAACCACTGGATTGCGCAGGCAGCTTTAAATGTGAAGGACTGGGCATCGCACTGTTTGAATCTATCGACAGCAACGACCCTACCGCACTGATCGGCCTCCCGTTAATCCGCCTGACCACTTTCCTTCAACAACTGGGTGTACAGCCCATCTAA
- the fabF gene encoding beta-ketoacyl-ACP synthase II: MSRRRVVVTGLGMVTSVGHNVEENWRSILAGKSGIGPITSFDVSAFSTQISASVQGLDLSPYLNAKDARKQDLFIQYGMVAGIQAMEDSGIVITDENAARMGCVIGSGIGGLGSIEDTAITIKERGPRRVSPFFVPGAIINMIAGNLSIRYGFKGINLAVTTACTTGTHSIGLAAREIVYGSADMMLAGGSEMATTPVGIGGFGAARALSKRNDDPQAASRPWDKGRDGFVLGDGAGILVLEEYEHAKRRGAKIYAELCGFGTSGDAYHITSPSGDGAALSMRNALADAHLNPDAIDYINAHGTSTSAGDKAECGAVKDVFGDHAAALAVSSTKSMVGHLLGAAGAVEAIYSILAIRDQVAPPTINLDDPDEGCDLNFVPHTPQEMKIDTAISNSFGFGGTNGTLLFKKV; the protein is encoded by the coding sequence GTGAGTCGAAGAAGAGTTGTAGTTACTGGGCTGGGTATGGTTACCTCAGTGGGGCACAATGTTGAGGAAAACTGGCGGTCTATTCTGGCCGGTAAAAGTGGCATTGGGCCTATTACATCCTTTGATGTTTCTGCTTTTTCAACTCAAATCAGTGCTTCAGTGCAAGGCTTGGATTTATCTCCCTATCTGAATGCTAAAGATGCTCGTAAACAGGACCTGTTTATACAGTACGGTATGGTGGCTGGTATTCAGGCGATGGAAGATTCAGGTATTGTTATAACGGATGAAAATGCTGCGCGCATGGGCTGTGTGATCGGCTCAGGTATCGGTGGCTTAGGTTCGATTGAGGATACCGCCATCACAATTAAAGAGCGTGGGCCCCGGCGAGTATCTCCCTTCTTTGTTCCCGGTGCGATTATTAACATGATTGCCGGTAATCTTTCGATCCGATACGGCTTCAAGGGAATTAATCTTGCTGTTACCACCGCGTGTACCACGGGTACCCACAGTATTGGTTTGGCCGCGAGGGAGATTGTATATGGCAGTGCGGACATGATGCTCGCGGGGGGGTCCGAAATGGCCACTACGCCTGTGGGAATTGGCGGTTTCGGTGCGGCGCGCGCTCTCTCGAAGCGTAATGACGATCCTCAGGCGGCAAGTCGCCCTTGGGATAAAGGGCGGGACGGTTTCGTTCTGGGTGATGGTGCCGGTATTTTGGTTCTCGAAGAGTATGAGCACGCGAAGAGACGTGGGGCTAAAATCTACGCAGAGTTATGTGGTTTCGGAACCAGTGGTGACGCCTACCACATTACTTCGCCTTCCGGTGATGGAGCGGCATTATCCATGAGAAATGCTCTCGCCGACGCACACCTAAATCCGGATGCTATCGACTATATAAATGCTCATGGTACCTCTACTTCTGCCGGCGATAAGGCCGAGTGCGGTGCGGTGAAAGACGTTTTTGGCGATCACGCCGCTGCTTTGGCTGTAAGCTCCACTAAATCGATGGTCGGACATTTGCTCGGTGCAGCCGGTGCCGTTGAAGCAATCTACAGTATATTAGCTATTCGTGATCAGGTCGCACCACCCACGATAAATCTTGATGACCCTGATGAAGGTTGCGACCTGAATTTCGTTCCCCATACTCCACAGGAAATGAAAATCGATACAGCTATCAGTAATTCTTTTGGTTTCGGTGGAACCAACGGAACCCTGTTGTTCAAAAAAGTGTAA
- the pabC gene encoding aminodeoxychorismate lyase has protein sequence MDIDEGGEVLLLNGVEVENRCLSVNNRAFLYGDGVFETLRIVVGKIPFLSQHLQRLQRGSAVLGFRLEIALVSQYLAAIQQRIGGRSGVLKIHVSRSVGVRGSYSYNNNNADILLQFTQNSSLKGWIQNPVSLKTAPGALTKNASLSGIKHLSRLDYIVASKNITLKADEELLFLDDSGNIVETMHHNIFWLIRSELFTPDVSMVGVKGVMRERIIEIAKQELGVRTQIVSCPMEQFEFAGEVFLTNAVRGVVPVAGINQLAYSEHSFAERAANLLQMYC, from the coding sequence ATGGATATAGACGAGGGAGGCGAGGTTTTACTGCTCAATGGTGTAGAGGTAGAAAACCGTTGTTTGTCTGTCAATAACAGGGCTTTTCTATATGGAGATGGAGTTTTCGAAACTCTGCGGATTGTTGTCGGCAAAATTCCGTTCCTGTCGCAGCATCTCCAGCGCCTGCAGCGAGGCTCAGCTGTATTGGGCTTCCGGCTCGAGATAGCGCTTGTTTCACAGTACTTGGCCGCGATTCAGCAACGTATAGGGGGCAGGAGTGGGGTATTGAAAATTCATGTCAGTCGCTCTGTTGGTGTACGGGGCAGTTATTCCTATAACAATAACAACGCAGATATTTTATTGCAGTTTACACAAAATTCGTCACTAAAGGGGTGGATTCAAAACCCCGTAAGCTTAAAAACCGCTCCCGGAGCATTAACAAAAAATGCATCCTTATCAGGAATTAAACACCTCAGTCGTTTGGATTATATTGTCGCGAGTAAAAACATCACTTTAAAGGCTGATGAGGAATTATTGTTTTTGGATGATAGCGGTAATATTGTAGAAACCATGCACCACAATATTTTCTGGTTAATACGCAGTGAGTTATTCACGCCGGATGTATCAATGGTGGGTGTTAAAGGCGTTATGCGTGAACGAATTATCGAGATAGCAAAACAGGAGTTGGGGGTACGTACTCAAATTGTTTCATGCCCTATGGAACAATTTGAATTTGCGGGCGAAGTATTTTTGACGAACGCGGTCCGGGGTGTTGTTCCAGTTGCTGGTATTAACCAGCTGGCCTATAGCGAACACTCCTTTGCAGAGCGGGCAGCGAATTTATTGCAGATGTATTGCTGA
- the fabD gene encoding ACP S-malonyltransferase, producing MSNSEQLAFVFPGQGSQKIGMLADIAEVNPLVKKTFAEASAALGYDLWELVQSGPQEKLNMTEVTQPALLTSSVALWRVWQDLGGTMPVRMAGHSLGEWSALVCAGVIGFTDAVRLVRARGQYMQEAVPAGVGAMAAIIGLADEQVESVCTQASGASDVVSPVNYNSPGQLVIAGHKAAVEKAMVLCKEAGAKRALPLPVSAPFHTSLMKPAADRLSAEIEATEFQVPTIPVVHNVTAKTESDPARIKALMVEQIYSAVRWVECVRALAEHGVTVTLECGPGKVLSGLNRRIEKSLQAYNIDTAAALETSLAELK from the coding sequence ATGAGTAATAGCGAACAGCTCGCTTTTGTCTTTCCGGGGCAAGGTTCACAAAAAATAGGCATGTTGGCCGATATTGCCGAGGTAAACCCTCTGGTGAAAAAAACATTTGCCGAAGCGTCTGCTGCTTTGGGTTATGACTTGTGGGAGCTGGTTCAGTCCGGGCCACAGGAAAAGTTGAATATGACTGAAGTGACCCAGCCTGCGTTGCTGACTTCGAGTGTCGCGCTATGGCGTGTTTGGCAGGATCTAGGTGGTACTATGCCAGTTCGAATGGCCGGTCACAGTTTGGGTGAGTGGTCTGCATTGGTGTGTGCTGGTGTTATAGGCTTTACCGACGCGGTTAGGCTGGTGCGTGCTCGTGGACAATATATGCAGGAAGCCGTTCCCGCTGGTGTTGGTGCTATGGCTGCTATTATTGGTTTGGCCGATGAGCAGGTAGAGTCTGTGTGCACGCAAGCCTCTGGTGCCAGCGATGTTGTGTCACCGGTTAACTATAATTCGCCTGGTCAGTTAGTTATTGCCGGTCATAAGGCCGCTGTAGAAAAAGCGATGGTGTTGTGTAAGGAGGCAGGAGCCAAGCGAGCCTTGCCGCTACCTGTAAGCGCGCCTTTCCACACTTCTCTTATGAAGCCAGCAGCAGATCGATTGTCAGCAGAAATCGAGGCAACAGAATTTCAAGTGCCCACCATACCAGTTGTTCATAATGTAACCGCTAAAACCGAGAGCGACCCAGCTAGAATCAAAGCCTTGATGGTAGAGCAGATATACTCTGCTGTGCGTTGGGTGGAGTGTGTGCGGGCGCTGGCAGAGCACGGTGTTACGGTCACGCTGGAATGTGGCCCTGGCAAAGTGCTGTCAGGCCTGAATAGGCGCATTGAGAAAAGTTTGCAAGCTTACAATATCGATACTGCTGCAGCGCTGGAAACCAGTCTTGCTGAGTTAAAATAA
- the fabG gene encoding 3-oxoacyl-ACP reductase FabG — protein sequence MSFDGKIALVTGASRGIGASIADTLGAAGAIVIGTATSEAGATAIAERFAEKGIQGTGMQLNVTEAESVAALLKAITDRFGTPTILVNNAGITKDNLLMRMSEEEWFDVINTNLSAIYRLSKACLRGMMKARWGRIVNISSIVGQMGNAGQSNYAATKAGVMGFARSLAKEVGSRNVTVNSVAPGFIDTDMTKVLPEEQKKAMLGAIPLARLGQPEEIANVVKFLCSDDASYITGETLHVNGGMYMC from the coding sequence ATGTCATTTGACGGAAAAATAGCTCTTGTTACTGGTGCCAGTCGAGGCATCGGTGCTTCCATCGCCGATACTCTGGGTGCCGCCGGTGCAATAGTAATCGGTACGGCCACTTCGGAAGCCGGTGCTACTGCGATTGCAGAGCGCTTTGCCGAAAAAGGTATTCAGGGTACGGGTATGCAGTTGAACGTAACCGAAGCTGAATCTGTTGCTGCTCTGCTGAAGGCGATTACCGACCGGTTCGGTACGCCCACCATTTTGGTGAATAACGCAGGTATAACAAAAGACAATTTGTTGATGCGTATGAGCGAGGAAGAGTGGTTTGATGTTATCAACACCAACCTAAGCGCCATCTATCGTCTAAGCAAGGCTTGTCTTCGGGGTATGATGAAGGCTCGCTGGGGGCGTATAGTGAATATCAGCTCAATTGTTGGTCAGATGGGTAACGCTGGTCAGTCCAACTATGCGGCGACCAAAGCCGGTGTGATGGGCTTTGCCCGCTCCCTGGCCAAAGAAGTAGGGTCGCGCAATGTAACGGTTAACTCTGTAGCGCCTGGCTTTATTGATACAGACATGACTAAAGTGCTACCAGAAGAGCAGAAGAAGGCGATGTTGGGGGCAATTCCTCTAGCGCGTTTGGGGCAGCCTGAGGAAATCGCTAATGTGGTTAAATTCCTGTGTAGCGACGATGCTAGCTATATTACGGGTGAAACTCTGCATGTGAATGGTGGTATGTATATGTGCTAA